In Oncorhynchus gorbuscha isolate QuinsamMale2020 ecotype Even-year linkage group LG02, OgorEven_v1.0, whole genome shotgun sequence, a single genomic region encodes these proteins:
- the tab3 gene encoding TGF-beta-activated kinase 1 and MAP3K7-binding protein 3, with translation MAQGGPPLDYHVLQDLKQRFPEIPEGVVSQCLLQNNNNLDICCRLLAQESNRYLYGEFHSPEEVRLSRNHMLHIQLGYPPPEVGKSNGGGRSLVHSSSDGHIELPRAGFQEPLSAPATMAPSPGYNPFFMKEHGGRSASTPTPPPMQGMSPTYSPVPRYTMNPITVTLSQNLPNAPQALHIPVGHYGNSGGNALYLRPSPSQSPQPSPWPSPGQPVYQPSPYATPTYQSPYSSPQHQPHQVQPQQQVQHQVQHQHQPHPQHQQTHVFLPISPPTLASMPYHQHHQQQQPIYRPYLPKSSLKNQIEITLEGTRPRSNSPVHCPPGQTLYMATSPSPSSPQRGLSGGGPAAFHPGVYLHQGPTRPRPASSPQPGSQAGYTFKIKVSPGQAQQRPPSGSPPVSSPPESLLNMVDQGEHHALAPAPILPISALPGNIASHIANRMPRRSSSGSDDYAYTQALLLHQRARMERLLKELLMERKKVEQLKADVNDMEYDALQRRFRRVNSSSLIPRPEEMTRLRSLNRQLQIDIDCTLKETDLLQSRGKFDPKAENNFYKNIQTGPVVPPKPGRKEVERKAKPVAAGPPQRDEDFEGAQWSCEECTFLNHPALNRCEQCEMPRYT, from the exons ATGGCGCAGGGAGGCCCTCCGCTAGACTATCACGTCCTGCAGGACCTCAAGCAGCGCTTCCCCGAGATCCCAGAGGGAGTAGTGTCCCAGTGCCTTCTGCAG aacaacaacaacctggataTATGCTGCCGCCTACTGGCTCAGGAGAGTAACAGATACCTCTATGGGGAGTTCCACAGTCCAGAGGAGGTTCGCCTGAGCCGGAACCACATGCTGCACATCCAGTTGGGCTACCCTCCCCCGGAGGTGGGCAAGTCCAACGGGGGTGGGCGCTCCCTGGTGCACAGCTCCAGCGACGGTCACATCGAGCTTCCGCGGGCCGGCTTCCAGGAACCCCTCTCGGCCCCCGCCACCATGGCACCCTCGCCGGGGTACAACCCCTTCTTCATGAAGGAGCACGGGGGGCGCTCAGCcagcacccccacccctcctcccatgCAGGGCATGTCCCCTACCTACTCCCCCGTTCCCCGCTACACCATGAACCCCATCACGGTCACCCTCTCCCAGAACCTTCCCAATGCCCCCCAGGCCCTGCATATCCCCGTCGGTCACTATGGCAACAGTGGCGGCAATGCCCTCTATCTCCGTCCCTCGCCCTCCCAGAGCCCCCAGCCCTCTCCTTGGCCTTCGCCCGGGCAGCCTGTGTATCAGCCCTCGCCCTACGCCACTCCCACCTACCAGTCCCCCTATAGCTCACCCCAGCACCAGCCCCACCAAGTGCAACCCCAACAGCAGGtacagcaccaagtccaacacCAGCACCAGCCCCACCCCCAGCACCAGCAGACCCATGTCTTCCTGCCAATCAGCCCTCCCACCCTGGCCAGCATGCCCTACCACCAGCACCACCAACAGCAGCAGCCCATCTACCGGCCCTACCTGCCCAAGAGCTCCCTGAAGAACCAGATCGAGATCACCTTGGAGGGCACACGGCCCCGCAGCAACTCCCCCGTCCACTGTCCCCCGGGCCAGACGCTCTACATGGCCACAAGCCCCTCACCCAGCTCACCCCAGCGAGGCCTTAGTGGCGGGGGCCCCGCCGCATTCCACCCTGGGGTCTACCTGCACCAGGGCCCCACGCGGCCCAGACCTGCCTCCTCgccccagccaggcagccaggcgGGCTACACCTTTAAGATCAAAGTGTCCCCAGGCCAGGCCCAGCAGAGGCCCCCCTCAGGCTCCCCTCCCGTGTCCTCCCCTCCTGAGTCTCTGCTCAACATGGTGGACCAGGGGGAGCACCATGCGCTGGCCCCGGCGCCTATCCTGCCCATCTCAGCTCTGCCCGGTAACATCGCCAGCCACATCGCCAACCGCATGCCCCGCCGGTCCAGCTCAGGCTCCGATGACTACGCTTACACCCAGG CTCTCCTGCTGCACCAGAGGGCCCGGATGGAGCGTCTACTGAAGGAGCTGCTCATGGAGAGGAAGAAAGTGGAGCAGCTGAAGGCAGATGTCAACGACATGGAGTACGACGCCCTCCAGAGACGCTTCAGACGAGTCAACAGCAGCAGCCTCATCCCCCGG CCTGAAGAGATGACCCGATTACGCAGTCTGAACAGACAGCTTCAGATTGATATCGACTGCACCCTGAAGGAGACGGATCTGCTGCAGTCTAGag GGAAGTTTGATCCGAAAGCCGAGAACAACTTTTATAAGAACATACAGACCGGTCCGGTGGTACCACCCAAGCCAGGAAGGAAAG AGGTGGAGCGGAAAGCCAAGCCTGTAGCTGCGGGGCCCCCTCAGAGGGACGAGGACTTTGAGGGAGCCCAGTGGAGCTGTGAAGAATGCACCTTCCTCAACCACCCTGCACTCAACCGCTGTGAACAGTGTGAGATGCCGCGCTACACCTGA